From Clarias gariepinus isolate MV-2021 ecotype Netherlands chromosome 2, CGAR_prim_01v2, whole genome shotgun sequence, one genomic window encodes:
- the pnpla2 gene encoding patatin-like phospholipase domain-containing protein 2 — protein sequence MFPLDSPWNISFAGCGFLGIYHVGVASSLQEHAPFLIENAQHIYGASAGALTATALVTGACLGDVAASFLSVAKEARKRFLGPMHPSFNVVKIVQGKMARVLPNDAYIKATGRLGISLTRVTDGENVLLSHFNNNEELVQACVCSAFIPVYCGLIPPTLQGVRYVDGGITDNLPQYELKNTITVSPFSGESDICPRDYSSTNLHEFRFTNTSIQFTLSNLYRVSRALFPPDPQVLETMCRQGYKDALNFLKKNGLLQFQRPQHPLSNGAVRVEEDSENENEQDQRQRIDREMIPGTHSNIEEHIFEHLPPQLHRALMEACKERQRSFQSLSNMLPVRMLSAILVPCTLPLESALSLSIRLLEWLPDVQEDVGWIKDQTVKLLNCVLSHAKRNVSQQFVAGLSHQLELRHAQSAPASFSAANLLPGWVCRRSSSVLEAIQRLEQYQHQFLPGLFCINLSLLGSFSAGSHRTAEPPSSPIQEDMDEGLTMRPVGAANATLISQSNQMED from the exons ATGTTTCCGTTGGACTCGCCCTGGAATATCTCATTCGCAGGCTGTGGTTTTCTCGGGATTTACCACGTTGGAGTGGCGAGCAGTCTGCAGGAACATGCTCCTTTCCTCATTGAGAATGCGCAGCACATCTACGGAGCCTCTGCAGGAGCGCTCACTGCCACAGCGCTGGTCACCGGGGCTTGTCTGg GAGATGTAGCTGCCAGCTTCCTCAGTGTTGCGAAAGAAGCGAGAAAGAGGTTTTTGGGACCAATGCACCCTTCCTTTAACGTGGTGAAGATAGTGCAGGGCAAGATGGCTCGGGTTCTGCCAAACGATGCGTACATCAAGGCCACAGGCCGACTGGGCATCTCCCTCACCCGTGtcacagatggagagaatgtgCTGCTGTCTCACTTCAACAACAATGAGGAACTGGTGCAA GCGTGTGTATGCAGTGCCTTTATTCCTGTCTACTGTGGCCTCATCCCTCCAACCCTGCAGGGAGTG CGTTATGTGGATGGTGGAATCACCGATAATTTGCCTCAATACGAGCTGAAGAACACCATCACCGTATCCCCATTCTCAGGAGAAAGTGATATCTGCCCCCGCGATTACAGCTCCACCAACCTGCACGAATTTAGGTTTACCAACACCTCTATACAGTTCACACTCTCCAACCTGTACAGAGTCTCCAGAGCACTGTTCCCTCCGGATCCTCAG gtGCTGGAGACTATGTGCCGGCAAGGTTACAAAGATGCATTGAATTTCCTGAAGAAAAATG gcCTGTTACAATTCCAGCGACCTCAACACCCATTGAGTAATGGTGCTGTGAGGGTTGAGGAAGACTCAGAGAACGAGAACGAGCAAGATCAAAGGCAAAGAATAGACAGAGAGATGATACCTGGCACTCATTCAAATATAGAGGAACACATATTTGAGCACTTACCTCCACAGCTGCATAGGG ctcTCATGGAGGCCTGCAAAGAAAGACAACGCTCCTTTCAGTCTCTAAGCAACATGCTACCAGTCAGGATGCTATCGGCAATCTTGGTGCCATGTACACTGCCGCTAGAGTCAGCTCTGTCACTGAGTATCAG GTTGTTAGAGTGGCTGCCTGATGTCCAGGAGGATGTGGGCTGGATTAAGGATCAGACTGTGAAGCTATTGAATTGTGTTCTAAGCCATGCCAAGAGGAATGTGTCTCAACAGTTTGTGGCAGG aTTGTCTCATCAGTTGGAGTTGCGGCATGCTCAGTCGGCGCCGGCAAGTTTCAGCGCTGCAAATCTGCTCCCAGGCTGGGTGTGCAGACGTAGCTCATCTGTTCTGGAGGCCATCCAGCGTTTGGAGCAGTACCAGCACCAGTTCCTGCCAGGACTCTTCTGCATTAACCTGAGTCTACTTGGCTCCTTTAGTGCTGGATCTCACCGAACAGCAGAACCCCCTTCTTCGCCCATTCAAGAAGACATGGATGAAGGTTTGACTATGCGTCCTGTGGGGGCCGCTAATGCCACCTTGATTTCACAAAGCAATCAAATGGAGGACTGA